A genomic window from Fibrobacterota bacterium includes:
- a CDS encoding NPCBM/NEW2 domain-containing protein encodes MNTVAKTMAIGLCAALSVQAQKVSMTPPMGWNSWNTFYGNINESLIKGIIDVMGTNGMRAAGYIYVNLDDNWMANPARDASGNLRADPTRFPNGIKSLSDYAHSKGMKLGIYGDRGSMTCMNVPQSGSYGKEAADAKTFASWGIDYVKYDNCNPVGQMQSDYTTMGKAIAASGRQMVYSVCAWQTQEWMAAVGNLWRSTDDITSEWLGVNNVYGRAIMTNLDGNADKFIFTRPGAFSDPDMLEVGTGKLTTDENKAHFGLWALMAAPLIAGNDVRSVNATNLAILTNSDIIAIDQDPAGIQGRRIIKNGDFETWVKPLGTDYNAFAVGLFNRSGSASNMTIKWSDLQLDPTSVTVRDAWAKKDLGNIKDAHTVSVPSHGLALFKVTGTRDPNATTWVSDRHIHSITNAWKLLGVDKSVAGNGLKIGTKTYTKGLGTNSPSTTVLALRKKFDKFQSDIGIDAETSAGSVVFQVFGDGRKLYESPVMKGGAAPVSIDVPVTGIDSLSLVVTDAGDGNTNDHGDWAGAKLTLPTAGAAPLSQAPKIWRTSVQGDRLVLDRTASFDETLRIHDLQGREALSRRVSGSHVEIPLEGLARGIHTVRLGDAPSDQATTFYRD; translated from the coding sequence ATGAACACTGTGGCTAAAACGATGGCGATCGGATTGTGTGCCGCCCTTTCCGTCCAGGCCCAGAAGGTCTCCATGACTCCGCCCATGGGCTGGAACAGCTGGAACACGTTCTACGGCAACATCAACGAATCCCTGATCAAAGGGATCATCGACGTGATGGGCACCAACGGCATGCGCGCGGCGGGGTACATCTACGTGAACCTCGACGACAACTGGATGGCCAATCCGGCCCGCGACGCCTCGGGCAATCTGCGCGCCGACCCCACCCGGTTTCCCAACGGGATCAAGAGCCTTTCCGACTACGCCCATTCCAAGGGCATGAAGCTGGGGATCTACGGCGACCGCGGCTCCATGACCTGCATGAACGTGCCCCAGAGCGGAAGCTACGGCAAGGAAGCGGCCGACGCCAAGACCTTCGCCTCCTGGGGAATCGACTACGTCAAGTACGACAACTGCAATCCCGTGGGCCAGATGCAAAGCGACTACACCACCATGGGCAAGGCGATCGCCGCCTCCGGCCGGCAGATGGTGTATTCCGTCTGCGCCTGGCAGACCCAGGAGTGGATGGCCGCGGTGGGCAACCTGTGGCGCAGCACCGACGACATCACCTCGGAATGGCTGGGCGTGAACAACGTCTACGGCCGGGCGATCATGACCAACCTGGACGGGAACGCCGACAAGTTCATCTTCACCAGACCCGGCGCGTTTTCCGATCCGGACATGCTGGAGGTGGGCACCGGAAAACTCACCACGGACGAAAACAAGGCCCACTTCGGGCTGTGGGCCCTGATGGCCGCCCCCTTGATCGCGGGCAACGACGTGCGGAGCGTCAACGCGACCAACCTCGCCATCCTGACAAATTCCGACATCATCGCGATCGACCAGGACCCGGCGGGGATCCAAGGCCGGCGGATCATCAAAAACGGCGATTTCGAGACCTGGGTCAAGCCCCTGGGCACCGACTACAACGCGTTTGCGGTGGGCTTGTTCAACCGCTCGGGATCCGCATCCAACATGACCATCAAGTGGAGCGACCTCCAACTGGATCCGACCTCCGTCACGGTCCGCGATGCTTGGGCAAAAAAGGACCTGGGCAACATCAAGGACGCCCACACGGTGTCCGTTCCGTCGCATGGACTGGCGCTGTTCAAGGTCACGGGCACGCGCGATCCCAACGCCACCACCTGGGTTTCCGATCGCCACATCCATTCCATCACCAATGCCTGGAAGCTCCTGGGCGTGGACAAGAGCGTGGCCGGAAACGGCTTGAAGATCGGAACCAAGACCTACACGAAGGGCTTGGGGACCAACTCGCCCTCCACCACCGTGCTGGCGTTGCGCAAGAAGTTCGACAAGTTCCAATCCGACATTGGGATCGATGCCGAAACCTCCGCCGGCAGCGTGGTGTTCCAGGTGTTCGGCGACGGTAGGAAACTCTACGAAAGCCCGGTGATGAAAGGCGGGGCAGCACCCGTTTCCATCGATGTTCCGGTGACGGGAATCGACAGTTTGTCCTTGGTCGTGACCGATGCCGGCGACGGCAACACCAACGACCACGGCGACTGGGCGGGCGCAAAATTGACCCTCCCCACCGCTGGTGCGGCCCCCCTGAGCCAGGCACCCAAAATTTGGCGCACCTCCGTCCAAGGTGACCGTTTGGTTTTGGATCGCACCGCGAGCTTCGATGAAACCCTCCGCATCCACGATCTCCAGGGCCGGGAAGCCTTGAGCCGGCGCGTCAGCGGATCGCACGTCGAAATCCCCTTGGAGGGGCTCGCGCGCGGCATCCACACGGTCCGGCTGGGCGATGCCCCCTCGGATCAAGCCACCACCTTCTACCGGGATTGA
- a CDS encoding alpha/beta fold hydrolase: MNKPTVLSTLAVGLALVGPATAQSTVTLNFSFAGKSRNAVIYVPAGISKPPVVYFVHGYGGSGTNFANDTKGNQVAEREKFIAIYPSAIGGSWSMQDTADYPFLLALLDTVDRRYKVDRERVYCTGFSQGGFISNGLGYKHPETFAAVAPVSGHIPSFSTTAAIKRPVPILTMFGTNDVSDVASFMKDINNWIKLNGCNTATKTSQRPYPATNKSSMVAKTTYLCAQGSEVVYDSMITGGHEWPMNTNTKVNTTEEVWAFFKRFTLSGNASLAPGTPNGSSSIQATFHAGEVHLSDAREIRSATVSRLDGTIVLQCAVDQGRFRFPDASQGVFLITSIGPWGSKTSLLNVP, encoded by the coding sequence ATGAACAAGCCCACGGTACTTTCCACCCTCGCGGTCGGTTTGGCTCTGGTGGGGCCGGCAACGGCCCAGAGCACGGTCACCCTGAACTTTTCCTTTGCCGGAAAATCCAGAAACGCCGTGATCTATGTTCCCGCCGGCATCAGCAAGCCCCCAGTCGTGTACTTCGTGCATGGCTATGGCGGTAGCGGCACAAATTTCGCCAACGACACCAAGGGAAACCAGGTCGCGGAACGCGAAAAGTTCATCGCCATCTACCCCAGCGCCATCGGCGGATCCTGGAGCATGCAGGACACCGCCGACTACCCCTTCCTCCTGGCACTGCTGGACACGGTGGATCGCCGCTACAAGGTGGATCGCGAGCGGGTGTATTGCACCGGGTTCTCGCAGGGTGGTTTCATCTCCAACGGCCTGGGTTACAAGCACCCGGAAACCTTCGCCGCGGTGGCTCCGGTCTCTGGACATATTCCGTCCTTTTCCACCACGGCCGCCATCAAGCGGCCGGTGCCCATCCTCACCATGTTCGGCACCAACGACGTTTCCGATGTCGCCTCCTTCATGAAGGACATCAACAACTGGATCAAGCTCAACGGCTGCAACACCGCCACCAAGACCAGCCAGCGGCCCTATCCGGCCACGAACAAAAGTTCGATGGTGGCCAAGACCACCTACCTGTGCGCGCAGGGCAGCGAGGTGGTCTACGATTCGATGATCACGGGCGGACACGAATGGCCCATGAACACCAACACGAAGGTGAACACCACCGAAGAGGTTTGGGCCTTCTTCAAGCGCTTCACGCTTTCCGGAAATGCCAGCCTGGCTCCCGGCACCCCAAACGGATCTTCGTCCATCCAGGCCACTTTCCATGCGGGTGAAGTCCACCTGAGCGATGCACGCGAGATCCGCTCCGCCACGGTTTCCCGCCTGGATGGAACGATCGTGTTGCAATGCGCGGTGGACCAAGGGCGCTTTCGTTTCCCGGATGCCTCCCAGGGGGTTTTCCTGATCACTTCAATTGGCCCATGGGGCTCCAAGACCAGCCTCCTGAACGTCCCCTAG
- a CDS encoding TIGR02147 family protein, protein MRSIFEYLDYRDLLRDAFEDRKAKSPLYGYRMMAETLGQDTSNIFRILQKDAHLPARCQSRAIEFLGLTGRAAEYFVLLIAYARERDSRARHDILEKAMALRDVASRDLVDKELAYFREWWIVAVRSMVEVMEGRVQPAAIASRLHPPVPEEDVAKALELLLELNLVKKASSGRLVLSESHLNAGGPEKTEAVRHFQRQILGLAAESLERFPREQRDVSTLTLAVDQAAFAEIREMLREFRQQIQKRVEESLHPDRVMQLSMAFFPLASASEASQ, encoded by the coding sequence ATGCGCTCGATCTTTGAATACCTGGATTATCGTGATTTGCTCAGGGACGCCTTCGAGGACCGGAAGGCGAAGTCACCGTTGTATGGATACCGCATGATGGCGGAAACGCTGGGTCAGGACACCAGCAATATTTTCCGGATCCTCCAGAAGGACGCCCATCTGCCCGCACGCTGCCAATCCCGTGCGATCGAGTTTTTGGGACTTACCGGGCGAGCGGCGGAATATTTCGTGCTTCTGATCGCCTACGCCCGAGAGAGGGATTCCAGAGCCAGGCACGACATCCTGGAAAAGGCGATGGCCCTGCGGGATGTGGCGAGCCGAGATCTGGTGGACAAGGAGTTGGCTTATTTCCGGGAATGGTGGATCGTCGCCGTGCGATCGATGGTGGAGGTCATGGAAGGGCGCGTGCAGCCTGCCGCCATCGCCTCCCGCCTGCATCCCCCCGTTCCGGAGGAAGACGTGGCGAAGGCCTTGGAGTTGTTGTTGGAGTTGAATCTCGTGAAAAAGGCCAGTTCAGGTCGACTGGTACTGTCCGAGTCCCATCTGAACGCGGGTGGACCGGAAAAAACGGAAGCGGTCCGTCATTTTCAGAGGCAGATTCTGGGCTTGGCGGCAGAGTCACTGGAAAGGTTCCCTCGGGAACAGCGGGATGTCTCGACCTTGACACTGGCGGTCGATCAGGCGGCGTTTGCTGAAATCCGGGAAATGTTGCGGGAATTCCGGCAACAGATCCAAAAGCGTGTCGAGGAATCCTTGCACCCCGATCGGGTCATGCAGCTTTCCATGGCCTTTTTTCCGTTGGCCTCGGCCTCGGAGGCATCGCAATGA
- a CDS encoding TIGR02147 family protein, whose translation MQSVFEYLDYRDYLRDFYELRKFESSLSTYRMLADFFGMDTANMFRILKGQAHLPVRSHSRAIEFLGLSGKEAEFFLLLISHSRERNVGMRKELLEKAMALREGGKAAKSGTSNETVGFDAENAEKSPRMQREVSTLTFAGDLETLNDIQEILLRCRSQIQRRIETTAHPDRMLQLEMSIFPISQLLDVQSNMDTPALRLQRVSAQGT comes from the coding sequence ATGCAATCTGTTTTCGAGTATCTCGACTATCGCGATTATCTGCGCGACTTCTACGAATTGCGGAAGTTCGAATCGTCGCTTTCCACCTACCGGATGCTCGCCGATTTCTTCGGGATGGACACCGCGAACATGTTTCGCATCCTGAAGGGGCAGGCGCATCTTCCGGTGCGGTCCCATTCGCGAGCCATCGAGTTCCTGGGGCTTTCCGGAAAGGAGGCGGAGTTCTTCCTCCTTCTGATCAGCCACTCCAGGGAGCGCAACGTGGGGATGCGCAAGGAGCTCCTGGAGAAGGCCATGGCGCTTCGCGAGGGTGGAAAGGCCGCGAAGTCCGGCACCTCCAACGAGACGGTCGGCTTCGATGCCGAGAACGCGGAGAAATCGCCCCGCATGCAACGCGAGGTGTCCACCTTGACCTTCGCGGGCGACCTCGAGACGCTCAACGACATCCAGGAGATCCTGCTGCGCTGCCGCAGCCAGATCCAGCGAAGAATCGAGACCACCGCACATCCTGACCGGATGCTGCAGCTGGAAATGTCGATCTTCCCCATTTCGCAGTTGTTGGACGTTCAATCCAACATGGACACCCCCGCGCTGAGGCTGCAGCGGGTGAGCGCGCAGGGGACCTGA
- a CDS encoding C39 family peptidase has product MTRRPFRKMFLSLLVGPLSFSATPVVLDVPEVIQEQTEWCWAGTTNAVLRYYKTPLKQCEIANYTRTTATFHDFGTADCCTSPKGACNYWNYNWGEPGSIQEILKHWGVNNTGRGGSLTLSAARTELDAKRPFIVRWAYKTSGGHFVVGHGLTDSSLHYMDPWPGEGSKIAKYSWVVSNSQKDWQGTNVMTTTPVSSISSPSRQVSAAITARLSNSVMSVSYQLESGSSVDIRVRSLQGRLLHEIHRDFRAAGPHAEEMRGFSLPAGIYWVSLVADDHAAQTAVLVAP; this is encoded by the coding sequence ATGACTCGCCGGCCCTTCAGGAAGATGTTCCTCTCCTTGCTGGTCGGCCCCTTGTCGTTTTCCGCCACTCCCGTCGTCCTGGATGTCCCGGAGGTGATCCAGGAGCAGACCGAATGGTGCTGGGCCGGAACCACCAATGCGGTTCTGCGCTACTACAAGACCCCCCTCAAGCAGTGCGAAATCGCCAACTACACGCGCACCACCGCCACGTTCCATGATTTCGGCACGGCCGACTGCTGCACTTCGCCAAAGGGCGCGTGCAACTACTGGAACTACAACTGGGGGGAACCCGGAAGCATCCAGGAAATCCTCAAGCATTGGGGCGTCAACAACACCGGCAGGGGAGGATCCCTGACCCTCTCCGCGGCGCGCACCGAATTGGACGCGAAGCGACCGTTCATCGTGCGCTGGGCGTACAAGACCTCCGGCGGACACTTCGTGGTGGGGCACGGCCTCACCGACTCCAGCCTCCACTACATGGATCCATGGCCCGGCGAGGGTTCGAAGATCGCCAAGTACTCGTGGGTGGTTTCCAACAGCCAGAAGGATTGGCAAGGGACGAACGTGATGACCACCACCCCGGTGTCGTCCATCTCTTCGCCGTCGAGGCAGGTATCGGCGGCGATCACGGCGAGGTTGTCAAATTCCGTCATGTCGGTTTCCTACCAACTCGAGTCGGGATCATCGGTGGACATCCGCGTGCGTTCGCTCCAGGGAAGGCTGCTGCACGAGATCCATCGGGACTTCCGTGCCGCCGGCCCCCACGCCGAGGAGATGCGCGGGTTTTCGCTTCCTGCGGGGATCTATTGGGTGTCGCTCGTGGCCGACGATCATGCAGCCCAGACTGCAGTTTTGGTGGCACCCTGA